A single Phycisphaeraceae bacterium DNA region contains:
- a CDS encoding GNAT family N-acetyltransferase: MTDPADTSSPYSLPPDLPVPTDDGAAAHLLHAALPDLPLPSTGGLGINLRALATEPAVLFFYPRTGIPGQPPSLGLSGEDWDSIPGARGCTPQSCGFRDLHAQFASLGVRVLGVSTNTTDHQREFIERNHIPFDLLSDADLRLTRALNLPTFEFPVESGGPTTLIRRMAWFAHAGRIRKVWYPVFPPDRNAEVVLEWTRRRLALTIRPISPSDAASIDADLRRHWLSTTIHSRDRAFAADYLPGFVALRAGRHAGHITLSFDEAARECEVVTLSTDQDGQGAGSALLDAAFDHARSAGARRVFLTTTNDNLRALAFYQLRGMSLVTVHRGMMARYRDRYLPGLPRIGQNGIPLRDEVELEYAFSCSPPPESRGDHPGTKP; the protein is encoded by the coding sequence ATGACAGACCCCGCCGACACCTCAAGCCCCTACTCGCTGCCGCCGGATCTCCCCGTCCCCACGGACGATGGCGCCGCGGCCCACCTCCTCCACGCCGCGCTCCCCGACCTTCCGCTCCCCTCGACCGGCGGCTTAGGCATCAACCTGCGCGCCCTCGCCACCGAACCCGCCGTTCTCTTCTTCTATCCACGTACGGGCATCCCAGGCCAGCCGCCCAGCCTCGGCTTGAGCGGCGAGGACTGGGACTCCATCCCCGGCGCCCGCGGCTGCACGCCCCAGTCCTGCGGCTTCCGCGATCTCCATGCCCAGTTCGCTTCCCTCGGGGTCCGCGTGCTGGGTGTCAGCACCAACACCACCGATCACCAGCGCGAGTTCATCGAGCGCAACCACATCCCCTTCGACCTGCTCAGCGATGCCGACCTGCGCCTCACCCGCGCGCTGAACCTCCCCACCTTCGAGTTCCCCGTCGAGAGCGGCGGCCCCACCACGCTGATCCGGCGCATGGCGTGGTTCGCCCACGCCGGCCGCATCCGCAAGGTCTGGTACCCCGTCTTCCCACCCGACCGCAACGCCGAGGTCGTCCTTGAATGGACACGCCGCCGCCTCGCCCTGACCATCCGCCCGATATCACCCTCCGACGCCGCGTCCATCGATGCCGACCTCCGCAGGCACTGGCTCTCGACCACCATCCACTCGCGCGACCGCGCTTTCGCCGCCGACTATCTCCCGGGATTCGTCGCCCTCCGCGCCGGGCGTCACGCCGGCCACATCACGCTCTCCTTCGATGAAGCCGCCCGCGAGTGCGAGGTCGTCACCCTCAGCACCGACCAGGACGGCCAGGGCGCCGGCTCCGCCCTGCTCGACGCCGCGTTCGACCACGCCCGCTCGGCGGGCGCCCGCCGCGTCTTCCTCACAACCACCAACGACAACCTCCGCGCCCTCGCGTTCTACCAACTCCGAGGCATGTCCCTCGTCACCGTGCACCGCGGCATGATGGCCCGCTACCGCGACCGCTACCTGCCCGGCCTGCCGCGGATCGGCCAGAACGGCATCCCGCTGCGCGACGAGGTCGAACTGGAATACGCTTTCTCCTGCTCGCCCCCACCCGAAAGCCGCGGCGACCACCCAGGAACCAAGCCATGA
- a CDS encoding aldehyde dehydrogenase family protein, which translates to MTDQAVPSDHALAPRPSGAIVSPPRAPAAPGLDFGLAWDYAPAPERVKVDLKPRYTHFIRGSFTKANRAEPFASINPATEEPIALVSQGTAADVDAAVTAARDALPKWAGLKPAERAKHIFRIARRIQERARELAVLETMDGGKPIKESRDVDVPLAAAHFFYHAGWADKLPYAFPGRTPRPVGVCGQIIPWNFPLLMAAWKLAPALACGNTIVLKPAETTPLTALKLAEIIEECGLPPGVVNIVTGDGRTGAALVEHPGVDKIAFTGSTDVGKRIAKAVAGTPKRLTLELGGKSPNIIFEDASLDQAVEGIIAGIFFNQGHVCCAGSRLLVQESVLGEVIAKLTIRLASVRVGDPMDKNTDLGAINSGEQLSRIRRYVDLGKEEGAQLHQGGRSLNGGDLTLPAKGYWHRPCFLTNVQPSHVIAREEVFGPVLAVMSFRTPEEALTRANNSAYGLAAGVWTDKGSKIFEIARRLKAGVVWLNTYNRFDPASPFGGFKESGFGREGGLQGLRAYVTL; encoded by the coding sequence ATGACCGATCAGGCCGTCCCAAGCGATCACGCCCTCGCGCCCCGCCCGTCCGGAGCGATCGTCTCCCCCCCGCGGGCCCCCGCCGCTCCCGGCCTCGATTTCGGCCTCGCCTGGGATTACGCCCCCGCGCCCGAGCGCGTGAAGGTCGACCTCAAGCCCCGCTACACCCACTTCATCCGCGGCTCGTTCACCAAAGCCAACCGCGCCGAGCCCTTCGCCTCCATCAATCCCGCCACCGAAGAGCCGATCGCGCTCGTTAGCCAGGGCACCGCGGCAGACGTCGACGCTGCCGTCACCGCCGCCCGCGACGCCCTCCCCAAGTGGGCCGGCCTCAAGCCCGCCGAACGCGCCAAGCACATCTTCCGCATCGCCCGCCGCATCCAGGAACGGGCCCGCGAACTCGCCGTCCTCGAAACCATGGACGGCGGCAAGCCCATCAAGGAATCCCGCGACGTTGATGTCCCCCTCGCCGCGGCCCACTTCTTCTACCACGCCGGCTGGGCCGACAAACTCCCCTACGCCTTCCCCGGCCGCACACCGCGCCCCGTCGGCGTCTGCGGGCAGATCATCCCCTGGAACTTCCCCCTCCTAATGGCCGCGTGGAAACTCGCGCCCGCCCTGGCCTGCGGCAACACCATCGTCCTCAAGCCCGCCGAGACCACCCCGCTCACCGCCCTCAAACTCGCGGAGATCATCGAGGAGTGCGGCCTGCCCCCCGGCGTGGTCAACATCGTCACCGGCGATGGCCGCACCGGCGCCGCCCTCGTCGAACACCCCGGCGTCGACAAGATCGCCTTCACCGGCTCCACCGACGTCGGCAAGCGCATCGCCAAGGCCGTCGCCGGCACCCCCAAGCGCCTCACGCTCGAACTCGGCGGCAAGTCCCCCAACATCATCTTCGAGGACGCCTCCCTCGACCAGGCCGTCGAGGGCATCATCGCCGGCATCTTCTTCAACCAGGGCCACGTCTGCTGCGCCGGCTCCCGCCTCCTCGTCCAGGAGTCCGTCCTCGGCGAGGTCATCGCCAAGCTCACCATCCGCCTCGCCTCCGTCCGCGTCGGCGACCCGATGGACAAGAACACCGACCTCGGCGCCATCAACTCCGGCGAGCAACTCAGCCGCATCCGCCGCTACGTCGATCTCGGCAAGGAGGAAGGCGCGCAACTCCACCAGGGCGGTCGCTCCCTCAATGGCGGCGACCTCACCCTCCCGGCCAAGGGCTACTGGCACCGCCCATGCTTCCTCACCAACGTCCAGCCCTCCCACGTCATCGCCCGCGAAGAAGTCTTCGGCCCCGTCCTCGCCGTCATGTCCTTCCGCACCCCCGAAGAGGCCCTCACCCGCGCCAACAACTCCGCCTACGGCCTCGCGGCGGGCGTCTGGACCGACAAGGGCTCCAAGATCTTCGAGATCGCCCGCCGCCTCAAGGCCGGCGTCGTCTGGCTCAACACCTACAACCGCTTCGATCCCGCGAGCCCCTTCGGCGGCTTCAAGGAGTCCGGCTTCGGCCGCGAGGGCGGCCTCCAGGGCCTCCGCGCGTACGTCACGCTCTAA
- a CDS encoding FAD-binding oxidoreductase, giving the protein MTVPYWRCALRPADAVAVDAVVVGAGVCGVSAALRLERRGLRVAVVEARGLGAGASSRNAGFLMRGAADHYADVARRYGRETARMVWRWTEENLAALREEGIEELASYRRVPSCLLALSEGQAEELQESRRMMEEDGFEVPWVESGDDSAWRAAHPVGGLVNPADAAANPVEVLGLLASKVAGPILANEEVYGIEGGPGEWVVRTASLRVAAAHVVVCTNAYAGLVLPGLAGVVRPNRGQMLAVRNPSRRVSLAHSYYVNHGSEYFRQTAEGSIVVGGCRTYFAEQEAGYGEGTSAPVQAAIEAFASRMLGPGWDEGGIIARWAGTMGFSPDGLPLVGPVGGGQGPWFCGGFTGHGMSMAFVTARAAVDAMLDGTPAPFPLARVAANNPA; this is encoded by the coding sequence ATGACGGTCCCGTATTGGCGTTGCGCGCTGCGCCCGGCGGACGCGGTGGCGGTTGATGCGGTGGTGGTGGGCGCGGGCGTGTGTGGTGTCTCGGCGGCGTTGCGGCTGGAGCGGCGCGGGCTGCGGGTGGCGGTGGTGGAGGCGCGGGGGCTCGGGGCGGGGGCGTCGTCGCGGAACGCGGGGTTCCTGATGCGCGGCGCGGCGGATCACTACGCGGATGTGGCGCGGCGGTACGGGCGGGAGACGGCGCGGATGGTGTGGCGGTGGACGGAGGAGAACCTGGCCGCGCTGCGCGAGGAGGGAATCGAGGAGCTGGCGTCATATCGGCGCGTGCCGTCGTGCCTGTTGGCGCTGAGCGAGGGGCAGGCGGAGGAGTTGCAAGAGTCGCGGCGGATGATGGAGGAGGATGGGTTCGAGGTGCCGTGGGTGGAATCGGGGGATGACTCGGCGTGGCGGGCGGCGCACCCGGTGGGAGGGCTGGTGAATCCGGCGGATGCCGCGGCGAATCCGGTGGAGGTGCTGGGGCTACTGGCGTCGAAGGTGGCGGGGCCGATTCTCGCGAACGAGGAGGTGTACGGGATCGAGGGAGGGCCGGGGGAATGGGTGGTGCGTACCGCGTCGCTGCGGGTGGCGGCGGCGCACGTGGTGGTGTGCACGAACGCGTACGCGGGGCTTGTGCTGCCGGGGCTTGCCGGGGTGGTGCGGCCCAACCGCGGGCAGATGCTGGCGGTGAGGAACCCATCGCGACGTGTGTCGCTCGCGCATTCCTACTACGTCAACCACGGCTCGGAGTACTTCCGGCAGACGGCGGAGGGGTCGATCGTGGTGGGGGGGTGCCGGACGTACTTCGCGGAGCAGGAAGCGGGGTATGGCGAGGGGACGTCGGCGCCGGTGCAGGCGGCGATCGAGGCGTTCGCGTCGAGGATGCTCGGGCCGGGATGGGATGAGGGGGGAATCATCGCGAGGTGGGCGGGGACGATGGGGTTCTCGCCTGACGGGCTGCCGCTGGTCGGGCCGGTGGGCGGCGGGCAGGGGCCGTGGTTCTGCGGCGGCTTCACGGGGCACGGGATGTCGATGGCGTTTGTGACGGCGCGGGCGGCGGTGGACGCGATGCTCGACGGCACGCCAGCGCCGTTTCCGTTGGCGCGGGTGGCCGCGAACAATCCGGCGTGA
- the hrpA gene encoding ATP-dependent RNA helicase HrpA, with amino-acid sequence MNDALAMVRDLRSRAGDCMLIDRRDIRRRLSGIERAIAGGREMDAAVLRIGERVERSCRVLAQRAAGVPRIAYPEELPVSQKKDEIARAIESAQVVVVCGETGSGKSTQLPKICLEMGRGVAGMIGHTQPRRIAARSVASRVAEELGSAVGGAVGYKVRFGDQTGPGTYIKVMTDGILLAETQGDRMLEAYDTIIVDEAHERSLNIDFLLGYLRLLLPRRPDLKVIITSATIDPKRLSGHFAGPDGRGAPIVEVSGRTYPVEVRYRAAQVAEPEEHEDEREEMIEFGVVDAVKELAAEGPGDILVFFSGEREIHETAELLERAFPRGVEVLPLYARLSGAEQMRVFKRPPEGSGVRRIVLATNVAETSVTVPGIRYVVDTGQARISRYSPRTKVQRLPIEAVSQASADQRKGRCGRLGPGVCIRLYSEADYQGRARFTEPEVLRTNLASVILQMAALNLGKPADFPFVDPPDDRLIRDGYDTLFELGAIDDAGELTGLGRELSRLPIDPRIGRMILAAREEHCLTEVLVIAAALSVQDPRERPMERAQEADASHARFRDPQSDFVGYLRLWAHWQKCRKELSGSRVRKMCRSDFLSYVRLREWEDVHRQLSEMAKEMGCRPNTRQAEYEQVHRALLAGLLSTIGRKTETPEYAGARDTRFYIFPGSTLFESRPKWVMAAELVKTTRLYARCAAGIKPLWIERAAPHLVKRTHSAPWWDASTARVMAPERVTLFGLEVIAGRQVHFGPIDPVKARAIFIHHGLVEGAMITDGEFARHNQELIERVRRLEAKARRPGLLAEVGARFEFFDKRIPPEVYSGEAFERWRRFAEKGRRDLLFMTEADVLAASVEGITAERFPDQVMVGGTKLNLTYTADPVSDDDGVTLTAPVETLATISEKRGDWLVPGLLLEKVEAMIRSLPKAVRVNFVPVPEYAARCVEAMTDHARPLKEAVAEALGRLSGVGVSPEAFKDDQIPRHLQMNYRVVDRTGAVLASGRDLRAIRRELAGRIERTLAKVPSVWNRGAVAAWDFGDLPESVQIDVGGASMLAFPALIDERSPRKGANGQSAGSAAVSLRLLPSLEEASARHAQGVRRLMVVESKHEIDRAVRQAEDMQQLVLKYATIGTADELRSSIAARACEAAFLAGADAGSIRTKAEFDRRLAEGEGRLPGAVRRLVGVASAVLHEYQGALLALEKVAFKGMRPPADDMAAQIGRLVFRGFLGEVPPERLADYPRYLRAIERRARKLLSGGAGRDAELMQQIMPRWRSCLALTDQDRQRAHRDPMLEEHRWMLEELRVSLFAQELGTKQTVSPQRLDRLWEKIVAARA; translated from the coding sequence GTGAACGACGCCCTGGCCATGGTGCGGGATCTGCGGTCGCGGGCCGGCGACTGCATGCTGATCGACCGGCGCGACATCCGCCGCCGGCTGAGCGGCATCGAGCGCGCCATCGCCGGTGGGAGGGAAATGGACGCGGCGGTGCTGCGGATCGGGGAGCGGGTAGAGCGGTCCTGCCGCGTCCTGGCGCAGCGTGCGGCGGGGGTGCCGAGGATCGCATACCCGGAGGAACTGCCGGTCTCGCAGAAGAAGGACGAGATCGCACGGGCGATTGAGTCGGCGCAGGTGGTGGTGGTGTGCGGCGAGACGGGGTCGGGGAAGAGCACGCAGTTGCCGAAGATCTGCCTGGAGATGGGGCGCGGGGTGGCGGGGATGATCGGGCACACGCAGCCGCGGCGGATTGCGGCGAGGTCGGTGGCGTCGCGGGTGGCGGAGGAGTTGGGGTCGGCGGTCGGTGGAGCGGTGGGGTACAAGGTGCGGTTCGGTGACCAGACCGGCCCGGGGACGTACATCAAGGTGATGACCGACGGCATCCTGCTGGCCGAGACGCAGGGCGACCGGATGCTGGAGGCGTACGACACGATCATCGTGGACGAGGCGCACGAGCGGAGCCTCAACATCGACTTCCTGCTGGGCTACCTGAGGCTGCTGCTGCCGCGCCGGCCGGACCTGAAGGTGATCATCACTTCGGCGACGATCGACCCCAAGCGGCTCAGCGGGCACTTCGCGGGGCCCGACGGGCGTGGGGCGCCGATCGTCGAGGTGTCCGGGCGGACGTACCCGGTGGAGGTGCGGTACCGCGCCGCGCAGGTCGCCGAGCCGGAGGAGCACGAGGACGAGCGGGAGGAGATGATCGAGTTCGGCGTGGTGGACGCGGTGAAGGAGCTCGCGGCGGAGGGGCCTGGGGACATCCTTGTGTTCTTCTCCGGGGAGCGGGAGATCCACGAGACGGCGGAGTTGCTGGAGCGGGCATTCCCGCGGGGCGTGGAGGTGCTGCCGCTGTACGCGAGGCTCTCCGGGGCGGAGCAGATGCGGGTGTTCAAGCGGCCGCCGGAGGGGAGCGGGGTGCGCCGGATCGTGCTGGCCACGAACGTTGCGGAGACGAGCGTGACGGTGCCGGGGATCCGGTACGTGGTGGACACCGGGCAGGCGAGGATCAGCCGGTATTCGCCGCGGACGAAGGTGCAGCGGCTGCCGATCGAGGCGGTCTCGCAGGCGAGCGCGGACCAGCGGAAGGGGCGGTGCGGGCGGCTGGGGCCGGGGGTGTGCATCAGGCTGTATTCGGAGGCGGACTACCAGGGGCGGGCGAGGTTCACCGAGCCGGAGGTGCTGCGGACGAACCTGGCGAGCGTGATCCTGCAGATGGCGGCGCTGAACCTGGGGAAGCCGGCGGACTTTCCGTTCGTCGATCCGCCGGACGATCGGCTGATCCGTGACGGGTACGACACGCTGTTCGAACTCGGGGCGATCGACGACGCCGGGGAGTTGACCGGTCTGGGGCGGGAGTTGTCGCGATTGCCGATCGATCCGCGGATCGGGCGGATGATCCTGGCGGCGCGGGAGGAGCACTGCCTGACGGAGGTGCTGGTCATCGCGGCGGCGCTGAGCGTGCAGGACCCGCGCGAGCGGCCGATGGAGCGGGCGCAGGAGGCGGATGCGTCGCACGCGAGGTTCCGGGATCCGCAGTCGGACTTCGTGGGCTATCTGCGGCTGTGGGCGCACTGGCAAAAGTGCCGGAAGGAACTCTCGGGGAGCAGGGTCAGGAAGATGTGCCGGTCGGACTTCCTGTCGTACGTCCGGCTGCGCGAGTGGGAGGATGTGCACCGCCAGCTGTCGGAGATGGCGAAGGAGATGGGGTGCCGCCCGAACACGCGGCAGGCGGAGTACGAGCAGGTGCACCGGGCGCTGCTTGCCGGGCTGCTGAGCACCATCGGGCGCAAGACCGAGACGCCCGAGTACGCGGGGGCGCGGGACACGCGGTTCTACATCTTCCCGGGCTCGACGCTGTTCGAGAGCCGGCCGAAGTGGGTGATGGCGGCGGAACTGGTCAAGACGACGAGGCTGTACGCGCGGTGCGCGGCGGGGATCAAGCCGTTGTGGATCGAGCGGGCGGCGCCGCACCTGGTCAAGCGGACGCACTCGGCGCCGTGGTGGGACGCTTCGACGGCCCGGGTGATGGCGCCCGAGCGGGTGACGCTGTTCGGGCTGGAGGTGATCGCGGGGCGGCAGGTGCACTTCGGTCCGATCGACCCGGTGAAGGCGCGGGCGATCTTTATCCACCACGGGCTGGTGGAGGGGGCGATGATCACCGATGGGGAGTTCGCCCGCCACAACCAGGAACTGATCGAGAGGGTGCGGCGGCTGGAGGCGAAGGCACGCCGGCCCGGCCTGCTCGCAGAGGTGGGTGCGCGGTTCGAGTTCTTCGACAAGCGGATCCCGCCGGAGGTGTACAGCGGGGAGGCGTTCGAGCGGTGGCGGCGGTTTGCCGAGAAGGGGCGGCGCGACCTGCTGTTCATGACCGAGGCGGATGTGCTGGCGGCGAGCGTGGAGGGAATCACGGCGGAGCGATTCCCCGATCAGGTGATGGTCGGCGGCACGAAACTGAACCTGACCTACACCGCCGATCCGGTGAGCGACGACGACGGCGTGACGCTGACAGCGCCGGTCGAGACGCTGGCGACCATCAGTGAGAAGCGGGGCGACTGGCTGGTGCCGGGGCTGCTGCTGGAGAAGGTGGAGGCGATGATCCGGTCGCTCCCCAAGGCGGTGCGGGTGAACTTCGTGCCGGTGCCCGAGTACGCGGCGAGGTGCGTGGAGGCGATGACCGATCATGCCCGCCCGTTGAAGGAGGCCGTGGCCGAGGCGCTCGGCCGGCTGAGCGGGGTCGGAGTGTCACCGGAGGCGTTCAAGGACGACCAGATCCCGCGGCACCTGCAGATGAACTACCGGGTGGTCGACCGCACGGGTGCGGTGCTCGCCTCGGGGCGGGACCTGCGGGCGATCCGGCGTGAGTTGGCGGGACGGATTGAGAGGACGCTCGCGAAGGTTCCGTCGGTGTGGAACCGCGGTGCGGTGGCGGCGTGGGATTTCGGTGACCTGCCCGAGAGCGTGCAGATCGACGTCGGCGGCGCTTCGATGCTGGCGTTCCCGGCGCTGATCGATGAGCGGTCCCCGCGCAAGGGCGCCAACGGGCAGAGCGCCGGATCGGCGGCGGTGTCGCTGCGGCTGCTTCCATCGCTCGAGGAGGCGAGTGCCCGGCATGCGCAGGGCGTCCGCAGGCTGATGGTCGTCGAGTCGAAGCACGAGATCGACCGGGCGGTCCGGCAGGCCGAGGACATGCAGCAACTCGTGCTGAAGTACGCGACGATCGGGACGGCCGATGAGCTGCGGTCATCGATCGCGGCGAGGGCGTGCGAGGCGGCGTTCCTGGCCGGGGCCGATGCGGGATCGATCCGGACGAAAGCGGAGTTTGATCGACGCCTGGCGGAAGGCGAGGGGCGTCTGCCCGGCGCGGTGCGCCGGCTGGTGGGGGTGGCGTCGGCGGTGCTTCACGAATACCAGGGAGCGCTGCTGGCCCTGGAGAAGGTGGCGTTCAAAGGGATGCGGCCCCCGGCGGACGACATGGCGGCGCAGATCGGGCGGCTGGTCTTCCGCGGGTTTCTCGGCGAGGTGCCTCCCGAGCGGCTCGCGGACTACCCGCGGTACCTGCGCGCGATCGAGCGGCGGGCGAGGAAGCTGCTCTCCGGCGGGGCGGGGCGCGATGCCGAGTTGATGCAGCAGATCATGCCGAGGTGGCGCTCGTGCCTGGCGCTGACGGACCAGGACCGCCAGCGGGCGCACCGCGATCCGATGCTGGAGGAGCACCGGTGGATGCTGGAGGAACTGCGGGTGTCGCTCTTTGCGCAGGAACTGGGGACGAAGCAGACTGTGTCGCCGCAGCGGCTGGATAGGCTGTGGGAGAAGATCGTGGCGGCCCGAGCGTGA
- a CDS encoding nicotinate-nicotinamide nucleotide adenylyltransferase yields MMVGGPVSAPCPLPDALHRALGAGEVDGIMVFGGSFDPVQRAHVELPARAREGVQGAHGGRWWLLYVPAAASPLKGRRPMASDEDRLRLLEIALRGVARGAVWRDELERAAGGPSYTVDTLARLRRSVDAAGGGGVPLRLLIGSDQARQFHRWKAPREIIAMAPPLVMRRSGESAEELRRALEESGAWDALVLAAWESWQVDAGRSDASSTRARELLARSPVDRGALLRVLDPEVLAEIERRGLYRGGE; encoded by the coding sequence ATGATGGTCGGTGGTCCTGTTTCAGCGCCGTGCCCGCTGCCGGATGCGCTGCATCGTGCGCTCGGGGCGGGGGAGGTGGATGGGATCATGGTGTTTGGCGGGTCATTTGACCCGGTGCAGCGCGCCCACGTGGAGTTGCCGGCGCGGGCGCGTGAGGGGGTGCAGGGGGCACACGGTGGGCGATGGTGGCTGCTGTATGTGCCCGCCGCGGCCTCGCCGCTCAAGGGACGGCGACCGATGGCATCCGACGAGGATCGGTTGCGGCTGTTGGAGATCGCGCTTCGCGGTGTGGCCCGGGGCGCGGTGTGGCGGGATGAACTGGAACGCGCTGCGGGCGGGCCGAGTTACACCGTGGACACGCTGGCGAGGCTGCGGCGGTCGGTGGACGCGGCGGGAGGGGGTGGCGTGCCTCTGCGTTTGCTCATCGGGTCGGATCAGGCGAGGCAGTTTCACCGCTGGAAGGCACCGCGGGAGATCATCGCGATGGCTCCGCCGCTGGTGATGCGGCGTTCCGGTGAGTCAGCCGAGGAGTTGCGGCGCGCTCTGGAGGAATCGGGGGCGTGGGACGCATTGGTGCTCGCGGCGTGGGAGTCGTGGCAGGTGGACGCCGGGCGATCGGATGCGAGTTCTACTCGGGCGCGCGAACTGCTCGCGCGGAGCCCGGTGGATCGCGGGGCGCTGCTACGTGTGCTTGATCCGGAGGTGCTTGCGGAGATCGAGCGCCGGGGGTTGTACCGGGGAGGGGAGTAG